From one Lolium rigidum isolate FL_2022 chromosome 4, APGP_CSIRO_Lrig_0.1, whole genome shotgun sequence genomic stretch:
- the LOC124649760 gene encoding glucan endo-1,3-beta-glucosidase 8-like — MMSHPMHPAAVVRMLAANGVDRVKLFDADPWTVSALAGSGLQAMLAVPNDHLRSVARDPRRARDWVRDNVTRNIQDGVDVRYVAVGNEPFLKSYNGSFINITFPALKNIQRALDESGLQVKAVVPLNADVYNSPENNPVPSAGNFRKDINALMVSIVNFLHRNDAPFVVNIYPYLSLYQNPNFPLNFSFFDGGSKPVYDKGMVYTNVFDANFDTLVWSLRKAGVPDMKIIVGEIGWPTDGDKRANVKFAQKFYDGFLKKLAKNVGTPLRPGRMDAYLFALIDENQKSVLPGRFERHWGLFTYDGKPKFSMDLSGNGKNSYLLGVEGVQYLPSQWCVFNKDAKEKYRELPASVNYACSNADCTPLGYGSSCNGLSHDGNISYAFNIYFQTMDQDVRACSFGGLAKIVTANASQGGCVFPVQILSASEMVVPLRLLVASLVVSVAVFILM, encoded by the exons ATGATGTCGCACCCGATGCACCCGGCGGCGGTGGTCCGCATGCTGGCGGCCAACGGCGTCGACCGGGTCAAGCTCTTCGACGCCGACCCCTGGACCGTCTCCGCGCTCGCCGGCTCCGGCCTCCAGGCCATGCTCGCCGTCCCCAACGACCACCTCCGCTCCGTCGCCCGCGACCCCCGACGCGCCCGCGACTGGGTCCGCGACAACGTCACCCGCAACATCCAAGACGGCGTCGACGTCAG ATATGTGGCTGTTGGAAACGAGCCTTTTCTTAAGAGCTACAATGGGAGCTTCATCAACATTACCTTTCCCGCGCTCAAGAACATTCAAAGAGCTCTAGATGAGTCTGGTTTACAGGTCAAGGCAGTCGTTCCCCTGAATGCTGATGTCTACAACTCTCCTGAGAACAATCCAGTGCCGTCTGCTGGGAACTTCCGCAAGGATATCAACGCCCTCATGGTTTCTATTGTCAATTTCCTCCATAGGAATGATGCACCCTTTGTTGTCAACATATACCCATATCTTAGCCTATACCAGAACCCAAACTTCCCGCTCAATTTCTCCTTCTTTGATGGTGGAAGCAAGCCAGTTTATGACAAGGGAATGGTATACACGAATGTGTTCGACGCCAACTTCGATACTCTTGTTTGGTCACTAAGGAAAGCTGGTGTGCCTGACATGAAGATAATTGTTGGTGAGATTGGCTGGCCAACAGATGGCGACAAGAGGGCTAATGTCAAATTTGCACAGaagttctatgatggttttctgAAGAAGTTAGCCAAAAATGTTGGGACGCCTCTGAGGCCTGGTCGCATGGACGCCTACCTATTTGCACTGATTGATGAGAACCAGAAGAGCGTGCTGCCTGGGCGCTTTGAACGGCACTGGGGACTATTCACATACGATGGAAAACCAAAGTTCTCTATGGATCTCAGTGGAAATGGCAAGAACAGCTATCTGCTTGGAGTTGAAGGGGTGCAATACTTGCCATCACAGTGGTGTGTGTTCAACAAGGATGCCAAGGAAAAATACAGAGAGCTGCCAGCCTCTGTAAACTACGCGTGCTCGAATGCAGATTGCACACCACTGGGGTATGGGTCCTCATGCAATGGTCTCAGCCATGACGGTAACATATCGTACGCATTCAACATCTACTTCCAAACAATGGATCAGGATGTCAGGGCATGCTCTTTTGGAGGGCTTGCGAAGATCGTAACAGCAAATGCGTCTCAGGGAGGATGCGTGTTTCCAGTGCAGATCCTGAGTGCTTCAGAAATGGTGGTACCACTGAGACTTTTGGTTGCGTCCTTGGTTGTTTCAGTagctgtgttcattctcatgtag
- the LOC124705699 gene encoding uncharacterized protein LOC124705699 isoform X1 gives MVALLRQGLMRIGGSVLQQTHHSAVTSPAVAAAPRRMLSSIIEKRARQRHNEQLLEEFKLLKPHQVCWELIKLFPARKVFNLVAITAATVTLACAGRSVKEAEKKRHQVREEAEQVKGAEKKREQ, from the exons ATGGTGGCGCTTCTTCGACAGGGGTTGATGAGGATCGGTGGCTCCGTGCTCCAGCAAACCCATCACTCGGCGGTCACGTCACCGGCGGTTGCTGCCGCGCCAAGGCGCATGCTCAGTAGTATTATCGAGAAG CGTGCTCGTCAGAGGCATAACGAGCAACTTCTGGAGGAATTCAAGCTCCTAAAGCCGCATCAGGTTTGCTG GGAGTTGATAAAGCTTTTTCCGGCAAGAAAAGTATTTAACCTTGTGGCAATTACAGCTGCAACTGTTACGTTAGCCTGTGCAGGAAGATCAGTGAAGGAGGCTGAGAAGAAGCGCCATCAAGTGAGAGAAGAAGCAGAACAAGTGAAGGGAGCAGAGAAGAAGCGAGAGCAGTGA
- the LOC124705699 gene encoding uncharacterized protein LOC124705699 isoform X2, which produces MVALLRQGLMRIGGSVLQQTHHSAVTSPAVAAAPRRMLSSIIEKRARQRHNEQLLEEFKLLKPHQGVDKAFSGKKSI; this is translated from the exons ATGGTGGCGCTTCTTCGACAGGGGTTGATGAGGATCGGTGGCTCCGTGCTCCAGCAAACCCATCACTCGGCGGTCACGTCACCGGCGGTTGCTGCCGCGCCAAGGCGCATGCTCAGTAGTATTATCGAGAAG CGTGCTCGTCAGAGGCATAACGAGCAACTTCTGGAGGAATTCAAGCTCCTAAAGCCGCATCAG GGAGTTGATAAAGCTTTTTCCGGCAAGAAAAGTATTTAA